The genomic interval TCCCATTACTTCCATCACCAACAAGCATAAACGCTTTATTAAATGGATAGCTTGGATATAGGCAATAACCAATAATTTCAAATAGCAAAACCCAGTTATCACCAACCCAATCCTTGAAAATCTTAACAACTTCTGGAGCAATCTTTTCAGCTAACCCTTTAACCCCATCTTTGGGGTCTAATTCACATATACACTTCCTCAATAGCTCCACATCAAGCTCATGTGGTATTAAGTGGAATACTGGGTTATCCTTAGTTTGCTCTATTGGAATTATAAAGGAAGTTTTCCCCTTTTCACTTAAGAAGCTCTTCCAATCAAATACCACATTTTTGAAGGTTATTCTAAGGGGTTCTTCCTCCCCAAGCTCATGATAGGTTTTCCTCTTACACTTCTCAATAACTTCTCTAACTATATGGGTTTTAATCTTCCCCCTCAACCCCATCTTAACCCCTAAACCCTCAACATAAGCTTTAACCTCCTCTTCACAATCCACATATCTCCCATTAACCCACTTATATAATCCTAAACTGCTCCCTCCTTTTACAAAATGCTTCAAGGTAAAATCGCTTAGAACAATATCAGTTAAAAGCTCTATAATTTCCCCAGTATCCTTAACCTTCTTTTCATCTAATTCAAAGCAATCATCACTTATTGGCTCGCTTTTCTCATTTTGAACATAATTCTTTGTTTTAATGCTATCAACACTTTCAGCTTTGCAGTCAAATGTGTGGTATTTTTTGCAGAGTGGACATATTCCCTTTGGAAGCTTTATATGTTTCTTCTCTCCATATTCTTCTTGGGAAGGGTTTTCATCACTTGGTTGGTCTTTGAACACACCAACCACCACCTACTTTTTTTCCTGCTTCTTCTTCCTCACCCTTCTTATGTATTTCCCCATAATCACACCCCTAAACGCTCCTTCAATAATCGCTTTGCACCATCAAGTAATCTTTGATACTCCTTATCATCTTTTGGAATATGACCAGTAATCGCTATAACCATCAATCCATATAGTAGTGCAGTATTCCTTATTGCACATTTATGGTAACCTTGCCAACCATGAAGCTCACTAAAGATAGCTTCCACTTCCCTTGGAATTCGCACCATAACCCCCCTTTTCTCAAAGTAGTTTTTTGTTTCTTTGTTCATTTGGTTGTCCATTTGCATCACTAAGAATGTATTTGTTAATCAAATATTTAAAGTTATTCCAAGATTGTGGGGGAGCTTGAAAAGTTCAAATAACTCCACAAAATTGTGGAGTAAAGTTTAAATACTAGTTTGCTCCACAATTTTATGGAGTGATAAAATGGGGGTTCAAAAAACCATGAAGAGTGAAAAGGAAGAGAAAATTTGCCCTAGATGTGGTTCACCATACAACTACATAGACAAAAGGAAGGTTGGTGATGGAGTGTATTACTATGCGGTTCATGTGGAGAAAACACCAGAGGGAAGGAAGGTTAAAAAGTGCTATCTTGGGAGTGGAAGCTATCGTTATGTGGAGCAATTCCAAAACCTAAACCTAAGTGGTTTAATTGATGAGAAGCGTTATCTAAGATATGCTATCAACATCTTGGATAAGCTAAATG from Candidatus Methanomethylicota archaeon carries:
- a CDS encoding phage/plasmid primase, P4 family yields the protein MFKDQPSDENPSQEEYGEKKHIKLPKGICPLCKKYHTFDCKAESVDSIKTKNYVQNEKSEPISDDCFELDEKKVKDTGEIIELLTDIVLSDFTLKHFVKGGSSLGLYKWVNGRYVDCEEEVKAYVEGLGVKMGLRGKIKTHIVREVIEKCKRKTYHELGEEEPLRITFKNVVFDWKSFLSEKGKTSFIIPIEQTKDNPVFHLIPHELDVELLRKCICELDPKDGVKGLAEKIAPEVVKIFKDWVGDNWVLLFEIIGYCLYPSYPFNKAFMLVGDGSNGKSTFLNLIRAIVGEENVVNQSLQQLCNYPFAPAELYHKLVNMFPDLPSTPLKYTGLFKALTGEDYITAPRKFKTPITFKSYAKLIFSANELPEVSDKSLAFWRRWIVIDFPNTFPDNPTFFEEHFTKEAIEKIIALSIIAFANAWLNRGFSIEGEAEDFREKWLRRENSIYAYIKSGLEGGRIELNKDEYTQVEELYSDYRDWCDGEDRTPEEKATFTKELERLFGIKKKQIRELGRRFYVYVGVKLKEEQEEEAKE